A part of Lacinutrix sp. 5H-3-7-4 genomic DNA contains:
- a CDS encoding nuclear transport factor 2 family protein yields the protein MNTQDVANQWKTMCEQGKNLECIEQLYAENIVSREMPGMPNEVTTGKQNVWNKSKAWEDSVESVHASEIGEPVVAGNFFTAKMGFDCTFKEGGRQKMEEVCVYEVKDGKITSEQYFYSMP from the coding sequence ATGAATACACAAGATGTTGCTAACCAATGGAAAACTATGTGCGAACAAGGTAAAAACCTTGAATGTATTGAACAATTATATGCAGAGAATATCGTAAGCAGAGAAATGCCTGGAATGCCAAACGAAGTTACTACTGGTAAACAAAATGTTTGGAATAAAAGTAAAGCATGGGAAGATAGCGTAGAAAGTGTTCACGCTAGTGAAATTGGAGAACCTGTAGTTGCAGGTAATTTTTTTACTGCCAAAATGGGTTTTGACTGTACTTTTAAAGAAGGCGGTAGACAGAAAATGGAAGAAGTTTGTGTTTATGAGGTAAAAGATGGTAAAATTACCAGTGAACAATATTTTTATAGTATGCCATAA
- a CDS encoding 5'-nucleotidase — protein sequence MKKIILIDMDGVLVELGDGPFSENKHKKGFFLNNKPIKGAVEAFKVLSKKYDCYIVTAPVWSNPNCWKEKRLWVEKHLGDDANKRLILTHNKNLVKGDYIIDDTKNYGVDKFEGKHIMFGNDLYPNWKKVLEYFIDK from the coding sequence ATGAAGAAAATAATATTAATTGATATGGACGGTGTTTTAGTTGAATTAGGAGATGGACCGTTTAGTGAAAACAAACATAAAAAAGGTTTTTTTCTGAATAATAAACCTATAAAAGGAGCTGTAGAAGCATTTAAGGTTTTAAGTAAGAAATACGATTGTTACATTGTTACAGCACCAGTGTGGAGTAATCCAAACTGTTGGAAGGAAAAACGATTATGGGTAGAAAAACATTTAGGAGATGATGCTAACAAAAGACTTATTCTAACTCATAATAAAAATTTAGTTAAAGGTGATTATATTATTGATGATACTAAAAATTATGGAGTTGATAAATTTGAAGGAAAGCATATTATGTTTGGTAATGATTTATACCCAAACTGGAAAAAAGTTTTAGAATATTTTATAGATAAATAG
- a CDS encoding DUF493 family protein, which translates to MSKEQNPEAFYTKLKSQLQDTTLWPAEYLYKFIIKSELNKIAEIEAIFNHLGAVIKTKESSNGKYTSVSINVRMKNPDQVIEKYKEVAKKIEGVISL; encoded by the coding sequence ATGAGTAAAGAACAAAATCCAGAAGCGTTTTATACAAAGTTAAAATCACAATTGCAGGATACTACGCTATGGCCAGCAGAATATCTCTATAAATTTATTATTAAATCTGAATTAAATAAAATAGCAGAAATTGAAGCTATATTTAATCATTTAGGAGCGGTAATAAAAACAAAAGAATCTAGTAACGGCAAGTATACCAGCGTATCAATAAACGTTAGAATGAAAAACCCAGACCAGGTTATTGAGAAATATAAAGAAGTAGCCAAAAAAATTGAAGGTGTAATTTCTCTATAA
- a CDS encoding HU family DNA-binding protein, with protein MNKTDLIDAMAEHAGITKAASKKALECALIEIEGALQKGDRVSLVGFGSWSVSKRAARDGRNPQTGKTIKIKAKNVVKFKAGSDLANAVN; from the coding sequence ATGAACAAAACAGATTTAATCGATGCTATGGCAGAACACGCAGGAATTACTAAAGCAGCTTCTAAGAAAGCTTTAGAATGTGCGTTAATTGAAATTGAAGGCGCTTTACAAAAAGGTGACAGAGTTTCATTAGTAGGTTTTGGATCTTGGTCAGTATCAAAAAGAGCTGCTAGAGATGGAAGAAACCCTCAAACTGGAAAAACAATCAAAATCAAAGCAAAAAACGTTGTAAAGTTTAAAGCTGGATCTGATTTAGCAAATGCAGTAAACTAA
- the murA gene encoding UDP-N-acetylglucosamine 1-carboxyvinyltransferase gives MGTFIIEGGHQLQGEIQPQGAKNEALQILCAVLLTPEKVTINNIPNIIDINKLIVLLSNLGVKVEKLNEGSYSFQADDLNLEYLESAKFKEEGRGLRGSIMIVGPLLARFGKGYIPKPGGDKIGRRRLDTHFEGFISLGAKFRYNREDYFYGVEAEQLVGTDMLLDEASVTGTANIVMAAVLAKGTTTIYNAACEPYLQQLCKMLNRMGAKISGVGSNLLTIEGVDTLGGTEHTMLPDMIEIGSWIGLAAMTKSELTIKNVSWDDLGQIPNVFRKLGITVERRGDDIFIPKHTDGYEIQNYIDGSILTIADAPWPGFTPDLLSIVLVVATQAKGEVLVHQKMFESRLFFVDKVIDMGAKIILCDPHRATIIGHDFKSQLKATTMTSPDIRAGISLLIAALSAKGTSTIHNIEQIDRGYQHIVKRLQRIGAKITRVDS, from the coding sequence ATGGGTACATTTATTATTGAAGGTGGTCACCAACTACAAGGCGAAATACAACCACAAGGCGCAAAAAATGAAGCATTACAAATACTATGCGCAGTTTTATTAACTCCAGAAAAAGTTACTATAAACAATATTCCAAATATAATTGACATTAATAAGTTAATTGTATTATTAAGTAACTTAGGTGTAAAAGTAGAAAAACTTAATGAAGGTTCTTACTCTTTTCAAGCAGATGATTTAAATTTAGAATACTTAGAATCTGCAAAATTTAAAGAAGAAGGTCGCGGTTTAAGAGGTTCTATAATGATTGTTGGACCATTATTGGCAAGATTTGGTAAAGGTTATATACCAAAACCAGGAGGTGATAAAATAGGAAGAAGACGTTTAGACACCCATTTTGAAGGCTTTATTAGCCTTGGAGCTAAATTTAGATATAATCGTGAAGATTATTTTTATGGAGTAGAAGCAGAGCAATTAGTTGGTACAGATATGTTGCTTGACGAAGCTTCTGTAACAGGAACAGCAAACATAGTAATGGCTGCTGTTTTAGCAAAAGGAACCACTACTATATATAATGCAGCCTGCGAGCCATACTTACAACAATTATGTAAGATGTTAAACCGTATGGGAGCAAAAATCTCTGGTGTTGGTTCTAATTTATTAACCATTGAAGGTGTTGATACTTTAGGCGGAACAGAGCATACCATGCTTCCAGATATGATAGAAATAGGAAGCTGGATAGGTTTAGCTGCTATGACTAAAAGTGAATTAACAATAAAAAATGTTAGCTGGGATGATTTAGGACAAATACCAAACGTATTTAGAAAATTAGGAATTACTGTTGAAAGACGTGGTGACGATATTTTTATACCTAAACATACAGATGGTTACGAAATACAAAATTACATTGATGGTTCTATTTTAACCATAGCCGATGCACCTTGGCCAGGATTTACACCAGATTTATTAAGTATAGTACTGGTAGTAGCAACACAAGCAAAAGGAGAAGTTTTAGTACACCAAAAAATGTTTGAAAGCCGTTTATTTTTTGTAGATAAAGTAATTGATATGGGTGCAAAAATTATACTTTGTGATCCACATAGAGCAACAATAATTGGTCATGATTTTAAATCTCAATTAAAAGCAACAACCATGACGTCGCCAGATATTCGTGCAGGTATTTCTCTTTTAATTGCTGCATTATCTGCCAAAGGAACATCTACAATACATAATATTGAACAAATAGATAGAGGTTACCAACATATTGTAAAACGATTACAGCGTATTGGCGCTAAAATTACAAGAGTTGATAGTTAA
- a CDS encoding YqgE/AlgH family protein, with the protein MILTKPTKGDLLVAEPSIIGDLSFNRSIVLLTDHSNEGSIGFILNKPLDYTISDLIPEIETPFKVYNGGPVEQDNLYFIHKVPHLIPNSIEISLGIYWGGDFSEVSKLITENKISEKDIKFFLGYSGWEYNQLEEELKSNAWVVTKNIHKKAIIEKDYEFFWKEKMVELGGNYSIWSNAPENPSYN; encoded by the coding sequence ATGATTTTAACTAAACCAACTAAAGGAGATTTGTTAGTCGCAGAACCATCAATAATAGGAGATTTATCGTTTAACCGCTCTATTGTTTTATTAACAGATCACTCCAATGAAGGCTCTATAGGTTTTATATTAAATAAGCCTTTAGACTACACTATTAGTGACCTTATTCCCGAGATTGAAACTCCGTTTAAGGTATATAATGGTGGTCCAGTTGAACAAGACAATTTATACTTTATACACAAAGTGCCGCATTTAATACCCAACAGTATAGAAATTTCTTTAGGGATTTATTGGGGTGGCGATTTTAGTGAAGTTTCAAAATTAATTACCGAAAATAAAATAAGTGAAAAAGATATAAAATTCTTTTTAGGTTATTCTGGTTGGGAATACAATCAATTAGAAGAAGAATTAAAATCTAATGCTTGGGTAGTTACTAAAAACATCCATAAAAAAGCTATAATTGAAAAGGATTACGAGTTTTTCTGGAAAGAAAAAATGGTTGAACTTGGCGGTAATTATAGTATCTGGTCTAACGCTCCAGAAAACCCAAGTTACAATTAA
- a CDS encoding aminotransferase class IV: MINVNGNITENNQILTPENRGYSYGDALFETIKVSHGKILFLEDHYFRLMASMRIMRMEIPMHYTMEFFEEELNKTVSANSLENASARAKIQVHRNTGGLYLPTNKEVSFIISVKKLEADFYLLDEKHYEVDLFKDFYVAPGLLSTLKSNNKAINVVGNIYAQENDLDNCLLLNTNKSVVEALNGNLFLVKGKTIKTPPLTDGCLKGIMRLQILNILELLPEYTLEETSISPFELQKADELFITNVITGIQPITKYRKKKFDNEVAKLLLQKLNVKVRLS; encoded by the coding sequence ATGATAAATGTTAACGGAAATATTACAGAAAACAATCAAATTCTAACTCCAGAAAATCGAGGGTATAGCTATGGCGATGCACTTTTTGAAACGATAAAGGTTTCTCATGGCAAAATATTATTTCTTGAAGACCACTATTTTAGGTTAATGGCATCAATGCGTATTATGCGTATGGAGATTCCTATGCATTACACCATGGAGTTTTTTGAAGAAGAGCTAAATAAAACAGTTAGCGCAAATAGTTTAGAAAATGCTTCGGCCAGAGCAAAAATACAAGTGCATAGAAACACAGGTGGTTTATATTTACCAACAAATAAAGAGGTGAGTTTTATAATTTCGGTTAAAAAATTAGAAGCAGATTTTTATTTATTAGATGAAAAACATTATGAAGTAGATTTATTTAAAGACTTTTACGTTGCACCAGGATTGCTTTCTACTTTAAAATCTAATAATAAAGCAATAAATGTAGTTGGTAATATTTACGCTCAGGAAAACGATTTAGATAATTGTTTACTTCTAAATACCAATAAAAGTGTTGTTGAAGCGCTTAACGGTAACTTGTTTTTAGTAAAAGGAAAAACCATAAAAACGCCACCTTTGACAGATGGTTGTTTAAAAGGTATTATGAGGCTTCAAATACTTAATATTTTAGAGCTCTTACCAGAGTATACTTTAGAAGAAACCTCAATTTCGCCATTTGAGTTACAAAAGGCAGATGAGTTGTTTATAACAAATGTAATTACAGGAATCCAGCCAATAACAAAATACAGAAAAAAGAAATTTGATAATGAAGTTGCAAAACTGTTACTTCAAAAATTAAATGTAAAGGTAAGATTAAGTTAA
- a CDS encoding AAA family ATPase, translated as MNTKTIVITGGPGSGKTSVINELTNRHFTCFEEISRQITLKAREDGIEQLFLTNPLQFSELLLDGRIKQYNEAIESNNEFVFLDRGIPDIPAYMDFKGDEYPDVFNDACLKNKYNAVFILAPWQEIFTSDSERYENFDQAIEIHEKLVETYTNCGYDLIDVPFGSIEARTEHIINIVKAL; from the coding sequence TTGAATACAAAGACAATAGTAATTACCGGCGGTCCTGGAAGCGGAAAAACTTCTGTTATTAATGAATTAACGAATAGGCATTTTACCTGCTTCGAAGAAATTTCTAGACAAATAACTCTTAAAGCCAGAGAAGATGGTATAGAGCAGTTATTTTTAACCAACCCTTTACAATTTAGCGAGTTACTGCTAGATGGACGCATAAAACAATACAACGAAGCTATTGAAAGCAATAATGAGTTTGTTTTTTTAGATCGTGGTATTCCAGATATTCCTGCTTATATGGATTTTAAAGGTGATGAGTATCCTGATGTATTTAATGATGCTTGTTTAAAAAATAAATATAACGCTGTATTTATTTTAGCTCCTTGGCAAGAAATTTTTACTAGCGATAGTGAACGCTATGAAAATTTTGATCAAGCTATTGAGATTCATGAAAAATTAGTTGAAACTTATACTAATTGTGGTTACGATTTAATTGATGTTCCTTTTGGCTCTATTGAAGCTAGAACAGAGCATATTATTAATATAGTAAAAGCGTTGTAA
- a CDS encoding DUF4290 domain-containing protein, translated as MIDDIEYNTEREHLIIPEYGRHVQKMVNYAIAQETKEERNKVAKAIISVMGNLQPHLRDVPDFQHKLWDQLFIMSKFELDVDSPYEKPSKELLEERPKPLEYPQNFPKYRFYGNNIKTMIDVAISWEEGELKEALIFTIANHMKKCFLNWNKDTVEDEVIFNHLYELSKGEINLKGSKEDLTDAASLLKSNSKKKYSNNKKGTKKNNNNRGKKRY; from the coding sequence TTGATAGACGATATAGAATACAATACAGAGCGTGAGCATTTAATAATTCCAGAATATGGACGCCACGTTCAAAAAATGGTAAACTACGCGATAGCGCAAGAAACAAAAGAAGAACGCAATAAAGTTGCTAAAGCCATTATTTCTGTAATGGGTAATTTACAACCGCACTTACGCGACGTTCCAGATTTTCAACACAAGCTTTGGGATCAACTTTTTATCATGTCTAAATTTGAATTAGATGTCGATTCTCCTTACGAAAAACCATCTAAAGAACTTTTAGAAGAACGCCCGAAACCTTTAGAGTATCCTCAAAATTTTCCAAAATATCGTTTCTACGGAAATAATATTAAAACAATGATTGATGTTGCCATTTCATGGGAAGAAGGAGAATTAAAAGAAGCTCTAATTTTTACCATTGCAAACCACATGAAAAAGTGTTTTTTAAATTGGAATAAAGACACTGTAGAAGATGAAGTGATTTTTAATCACCTATACGAATTATCTAAAGGTGAAATAAACTTAAAAGGCTCTAAGGAAGACTTAACAGATGCTGCAAGTTTATTAAAATCTAACTCTAAAAAGAAGTATTCAAATAACAAAAAGGGTACAAAGAAAAATAATAACAACCGAGGAAAAAAAAGATACTAA
- the fmt gene encoding methionyl-tRNA formyltransferase produces MSNNKELRIVFMGTPDFAVTILSKLLEHDYNIVGVITAPDKPAGRGRKLNKSAVKEFAETKNLNILQPTNLKSEAFTKTLKILNANLQIVVAFRMLPKVVWQMPKYGTFNLHASLLPNYRGAAPINWAIINGETKTGVSTFFIDEKIDTGAMILQEEVKIESDENAGSLHDKLMHIGSDLVIKTVNHIENGTVETTPQPEDAISKTAYKLNKDNCKINWEDNINTIYNKIRGLSPYPAAWSKLHNGDDLLDVKIYRAEKEIAIHEFETGLIISTKKEVKVAVKEGYIKILDIKLPGKRTMEVKSLLNGYTFNADAKML; encoded by the coding sequence ATGAGTAATAATAAGGAATTAAGAATTGTATTTATGGGCACTCCAGATTTTGCAGTGACCATTTTAAGTAAACTATTAGAGCATGACTACAATATTGTTGGCGTTATAACAGCTCCAGACAAACCTGCTGGTCGAGGAAGAAAGTTAAATAAAAGTGCTGTAAAAGAATTTGCAGAAACTAAAAATCTAAACATTTTACAACCTACAAATTTAAAAAGTGAAGCGTTTACTAAAACATTAAAAATACTAAATGCTAATTTACAAATTGTAGTTGCATTTAGAATGTTACCAAAAGTGGTATGGCAAATGCCAAAATACGGTACATTTAATCTTCATGCCTCTTTATTGCCAAATTATCGTGGTGCAGCACCAATAAATTGGGCAATAATTAATGGTGAAACAAAAACAGGTGTATCTACATTTTTTATTGATGAAAAGATAGACACAGGAGCAATGATACTTCAAGAAGAAGTTAAAATTGAAAGTGATGAAAACGCTGGTAGTCTTCATGATAAATTAATGCATATAGGAAGTGATTTAGTAATAAAAACCGTAAACCATATTGAAAATGGTACAGTAGAAACTACACCACAACCAGAAGATGCCATTTCTAAAACAGCTTATAAATTAAACAAAGACAATTGCAAAATTAATTGGGAAGACAATATTAATACCATATATAATAAAATTAGAGGTTTAAGTCCATATCCTGCCGCATGGAGTAAATTACATAATGGAGATGACCTTTTAGACGTTAAAATTTATAGGGCAGAAAAAGAAATTGCAATACATGAATTTGAAACAGGATTAATAATTTCAACAAAAAAAGAAGTAAAAGTAGCCGTAAAAGAAGGTTATATAAAAATTTTAGATATTAAACTTCCTGGAAAAAGAACAATGGAAGTAAAGTCACTTTTAAACGGATATACTTTTAATGCAGATGCAAAAATGCTCTAA
- a CDS encoding ATP-dependent DNA helicase RecQ → MQHPIDILERYWNFTSFRPLQEDIINAVLQGDDTFALLPTGGGKSVCFQVPALVKDGICIVVSPLVALMKDQVQALQAKGIKAMALTSGINYNQLDTLLDNCIYGNYKFLYLSPERLQQDIVQARIRQMNVNLIAVDEAHCISQWGNDFRPSYKNITKLRELQPTVNVIALTASATPNVVEDIVKELDFISPKIFKQSFLRSNLSYMVFHEDDKYYRLETILKKNPESSIVYVRNRKATLEISSFLNNRGFSTTHYHGGLTNNEKDNALDNWMQNRKQVMVATNAFGMGIDKADVKTVIHLNLPESLESYFQEAGRAGRNGNKAFAVILKNNSDETLVKNQFLNVLPKVDFIKIVYRKLSSYFQVSYGEGFDLTFDFNFNAFCKAYNFNTLLTYNALLLLDRTSVINLSKQFNQKVLVQFIVSNTALFNFLETHKEVSTVVKSILRTYGGIFEQETKINTVLIAEKASIKEDAVFAVLQLLEKAQIITFKNSKTDAQVTYLQPREDDKTINRIATIIRQQNQLKEHQIQSVLNYINNDDLCKSTQLLSYFGETEIEPCGICSVCITKKPQKSVDLKNAQLLIIKALEQGELSSRALFTKLNIPENQIQIILKQLLEHNIIKLTDTNTYKLAHI, encoded by the coding sequence ATGCAACATCCAATAGACATATTAGAACGCTATTGGAATTTTACTTCATTTAGACCGCTACAAGAAGATATTATAAATGCTGTTTTACAAGGCGATGACACTTTTGCTTTATTACCAACAGGCGGCGGAAAATCTGTATGTTTTCAAGTTCCTGCTTTAGTAAAAGATGGTATTTGTATTGTTGTTTCTCCTTTAGTTGCATTAATGAAAGATCAAGTACAAGCCTTGCAAGCTAAAGGTATTAAAGCAATGGCACTAACCAGTGGTATAAATTACAACCAATTAGATACGCTTTTAGATAATTGCATCTACGGAAATTATAAATTTTTGTACCTCTCGCCAGAACGTTTACAACAAGACATTGTTCAAGCTCGTATAAGACAAATGAATGTTAATCTTATTGCTGTAGATGAAGCACATTGCATTAGCCAATGGGGAAATGACTTTAGACCAAGTTATAAAAACATTACTAAACTTAGAGAGTTACAACCTACAGTAAACGTTATTGCTTTAACAGCTAGTGCAACACCAAATGTGGTTGAAGATATTGTAAAAGAATTAGATTTTATAAGTCCTAAAATATTTAAACAATCGTTTTTACGAAGCAACCTATCTTATATGGTTTTTCATGAAGATGATAAATATTACAGACTAGAAACTATTTTAAAAAAAAATCCAGAATCATCAATTGTTTATGTTAGAAACCGAAAAGCAACTTTAGAAATAAGTTCTTTTTTAAATAATAGAGGTTTTAGTACAACACATTATCACGGCGGATTAACAAATAATGAGAAAGATAATGCTCTTGACAATTGGATGCAAAACCGAAAACAAGTAATGGTTGCAACCAATGCCTTTGGTATGGGTATTGACAAAGCAGATGTCAAAACTGTAATACATTTAAATTTACCAGAAAGTTTAGAAAGTTACTTTCAAGAAGCCGGTAGAGCCGGTAGAAACGGTAATAAAGCCTTTGCTGTAATTTTAAAAAATAATAGCGACGAAACACTTGTAAAAAATCAGTTTTTAAATGTATTGCCTAAAGTAGACTTTATAAAAATAGTCTATAGAAAATTAAGCAGTTACTTTCAAGTTTCTTATGGTGAAGGATTCGATTTAACTTTCGATTTTAATTTTAATGCCTTTTGTAAAGCCTATAATTTTAATACCTTATTAACCTATAATGCATTATTGTTACTAGATAGAACAAGTGTAATAAACCTATCTAAACAATTTAATCAAAAAGTATTAGTACAATTTATAGTTAGTAACACTGCTTTATTTAATTTTTTAGAAACGCATAAAGAAGTAAGCACTGTAGTAAAATCTATTTTAAGAACATATGGCGGTATTTTTGAGCAAGAAACCAAAATAAATACAGTATTAATTGCCGAAAAAGCATCTATTAAAGAAGATGCCGTATTTGCAGTATTACAACTGTTAGAAAAGGCACAAATTATTACGTTTAAAAATTCGAAAACTGATGCACAGGTTACTTACTTACAACCTAGAGAAGACGATAAAACTATAAACCGAATAGCCACAATTATAAGACAACAAAATCAGTTAAAAGAGCACCAAATACAATCGGTATTAAACTATATTAATAATGATGATCTTTGTAAAAGCACACAATTATTAAGTTATTTTGGAGAAACCGAAATAGAACCATGTGGCATATGCTCTGTTTGTATTACAAAAAAACCACAAAAGAGCGTAGATTTAAAAAACGCACAACTGCTAATAATAAAGGCGTTAGAGCAAGGAGAATTATCTTCCAGAGCTTTATTTACAAAATTAAACATACCAGAAAATCAAATACAAATAATTTTAAAACAACTCCTAGAGCATAATATTATAAAATTAACAGACACAAACACCTATAAATTAGCACACATATAA
- a CDS encoding viperin family antiviral radical SAM protein encodes MINKITLSGFAGTGKSTVGEILKEQLNFEFISVGNYSRGFAMEKYGMTINQFQKHCVDHPELDNLIDDKFKSVCNTKSNIVVDYRLGFHFIKNAFNVLLKVSDEKASERIRLGNRQNEATSPKEIKLRNDTMRMRFLKQYNVDFTNDNNYDLVINTGNLTPNEVAQKIIKHYQESKALIEIPSINFHLWEPCNMRCKFCFATFQDVKQTILPKGHLPESEALKVVEQIANAGFEKITFAGGEPLLCKWLPNLIKRAKQLGMTTMIVTNGSKLTDAFLKENTAYLDWIAVSIDSLEGENNIEIGRAITGKKPLSKTYYYDLVKAIKNYGYGLKINTVVNKVNYKDNLTEFIEYAKPKRWKVLQVLPIKGQNDIKIDDFKITDTEYTHFLNTHKNVETIVPESNDEIKGSYVMVDPAGRFFDNAQGTHNYSKPILEVGIKEALKTMNYDLDKFLNRGGIYNWNNDKHVDLISE; translated from the coding sequence ATGATAAATAAAATAACATTAAGCGGATTTGCAGGAACAGGGAAATCTACAGTAGGAGAAATATTAAAAGAACAATTAAACTTTGAATTTATATCTGTTGGAAATTATTCTAGAGGTTTTGCAATGGAAAAATATGGCATGACTATTAATCAATTTCAAAAGCATTGTGTGGATCATCCTGAATTAGATAATTTAATAGACGATAAGTTTAAATCTGTTTGCAATACTAAAAGTAATATAGTTGTAGATTATAGACTTGGATTTCATTTTATTAAAAATGCTTTTAATGTATTATTAAAAGTATCAGACGAAAAGGCATCTGAAAGAATACGTTTAGGAAATAGGCAAAATGAAGCTACAAGTCCAAAGGAAATTAAATTAAGAAACGACACAATGAGAATGCGTTTTTTAAAACAGTATAATGTAGATTTTACTAACGATAATAATTATGATTTGGTTATTAATACAGGTAATTTAACACCAAATGAAGTAGCACAAAAAATTATTAAACATTATCAAGAATCTAAGGCTTTAATAGAAATTCCTAGTATTAATTTTCACTTATGGGAACCATGCAACATGCGTTGTAAATTTTGTTTTGCAACCTTTCAAGATGTAAAACAAACCATTTTGCCAAAAGGACATTTACCAGAAAGTGAAGCTTTAAAAGTAGTGGAACAAATTGCAAATGCAGGCTTTGAAAAAATAACCTTTGCAGGTGGAGAGCCTTTATTATGTAAATGGTTACCAAACTTAATTAAAAGGGCAAAACAATTAGGCATGACTACTATGATTGTAACTAATGGAAGTAAATTAACAGATGCCTTTTTAAAAGAAAATACAGCCTATTTAGATTGGATTGCGGTAAGTATAGATAGTTTAGAGGGTGAAAATAATATTGAAATTGGAAGAGCAATTACAGGAAAGAAACCTTTAAGTAAAACATATTATTATGATTTAGTAAAAGCTATTAAAAATTATGGTTATGGCTTAAAAATTAATACAGTAGTTAATAAAGTAAACTATAAAGACAACTTAACAGAATTTATAGAATACGCCAAACCTAAACGTTGGAAAGTATTACAAGTATTACCAATAAAAGGACAAAATGATATTAAAATTGATGATTTTAAAATTACAGATACTGAGTATACTCATTTTTTAAATACACATAAAAATGTAGAAACTATAGTACCAGAATCAAATGATGAAATTAAAGGCAGCTATGTAATGGTTGATCCTGCAGGACGCTTTTTTGATAATGCTCAAGGTACGCATAATTACAGTAAACCAATTTTAGAAGTTGGAATAAAAGAGGCCTTAAAAACGATGAACTATGATTTAGATAAGTTTTTAAATAGAGGAGGAATTTATAACTGGAATAATGATAAGCATGTAGATTTAATATCGGAATAG
- a CDS encoding START-like domain-containing protein, with protein MNEKIKYELEFPIHASPSLLYQYISTPSGLSEWYADNVNSRGELFKFIWDGAEEQAKLLTKKSGERIKFRWIDDEDEPYYFEIRIQVDEITKDVSIMITDFAEEDEVEESKMLWENQISDLKQVLGSA; from the coding sequence ATGAACGAAAAAATCAAATACGAACTAGAATTTCCTATACACGCTTCACCTTCATTGCTTTATCAATACATCTCAACACCTTCAGGATTGTCTGAATGGTATGCAGATAATGTAAACTCTCGTGGTGAGCTGTTTAAATTCATTTGGGATGGAGCAGAGGAACAAGCTAAATTATTAACTAAAAAAAGTGGTGAACGCATTAAGTTTAGATGGATTGATGATGAAGATGAACCATATTATTTCGAGATTAGAATTCAAGTAGACGAAATTACTAAAGATGTTTCTATAATGATTACAGATTTTGCAGAAGAAGATGAAGTAGAAGAAAGTAAAATGTTATGGGAAAATCAAATTTCAGATTTAAAACAAGTTTTAGGTTCTGCCTAA